The following is a genomic window from Desulfobulbaceae bacterium.
TTCGTGATGAGGAAAAACAAGATCTTCCCCGCCACCGTGGATATCAAAGGAGTTGCCGAGATATTTCCGGCTCATTGCCGAACATTCAATGTGCCATCCCGGACGTCCAGGCCCCCAAGGACTGTCCCATGTTGGTTCCCCTGGTTTGCTTCCCTTCCAGAGAGCAAAGTCCATAGGATTATTCTTACTTTCATTAACAGAAATACGGGCTCCGGCCTGTAAATCTTCTATGATTCGACCAGAGAGCGAGCCGTATCCGGGGAATTGATTGACGGAGAAATAGACATCATTTCCTACTTGGTAAGCTAACCTCTTGTGAATCAATTCTGTTATTAAATCGATAATCTCAGGGATATGGTCAGTCGCTTTGGGTTCGATATCAGGGGGAGTCACCCCAAGTTGCGCCATGTCGGTATAAAATTCATCAATAAAACGGTTGGCCAGTTCCTCTGAGGTGGTCCCCTGGTCATTGGCACGGTTGATTATTTTATCATCGATATCAGTAAAATTTCGGACATAGGTAACAGCGTATCCTCGAAAACGAAGATAATTGACAATCATATCAAAAATGAGCGTGGAACGGGCGTGGCCGATATGGCAATAGTCATAGGCGGTAATGCCGCAGACATACATTTTTACATGACCCTCTGTCAAAGGGATGAATGGGTTTTTTTGTCCGTTTTTGGTGTCGTATATTCGTATGGTCATCCTAGCTCTCGATTCAAACTGTGTTTTATGGTAGTAATGGTTCTGTAATAGTCCATCGAATTCAGGTAGAGATACATTATTACCTTCGCTCTATCCGAAATTGGGTGATCAGGAAAGATTTAACGTATCGTACGTTTACCAGAAATAGATAATCCCTTCATTAAATAACATCAGGTTAAGGCATGGTCAAGGTAGCTATGAAAAGGAAAGAAAAATTAACTAACGGAATAACAATCCGATATTTTGATGAATCAAAAAAAATTGCCGGTGATCGCTGGCTGGTTAAACTGCGGTGTCATGCCTCTATTCCTCAGCAAGAATGGATGATGGAGGCTCTGAACGGGGACGATGAGCAAACACTCTTTTGCCGTGAACAGTTTGGGGGGCAACTTTTTTACGAGGCATTCAGAGAGCGTAATTTTATCGACGACGGGGAAAAAGATAACGTTCTCATTCAATTGCGTAACTGCTTTGATGACAATGTGTTAGGTTATCTTGCCAAAGAAGAGTTTGTAAAACAACTCTTTACAACCAGGAGATCTGAGTGGGAAAAACAGTACCTTTTACAGTCAAAATCTTCTTTGCTACAAGATGTAGGTGACGATGACGATCCTGAGCCAGTCGATTTCTCAGCGTGTTTCCTTTGATCATGAAGGTAGAGCACGCGAATAACTTCTTGACAAATGAAGCGTTGAGCAGCATATTTCAACATTTTTCATAGTGATGGGAACGAATAATAATTCACCATTACTGGAGTTTTAGCATACTTACTAACTTTCCCTGGCGTCATCCAGGAGGAACACTTTTGCTTCCCCTGGAATCAACCCCCCTACCATGATATTTGAGGAGAACAATGAAGGTACTCATCAGTGATAATTTAGCCCCAATTGGCGCAAAAATTCTTAAAGACGCCGGAATTGAAGTGGACATCCAGACCGGCCTTACTCCGGAAGAGTTAAAAAAAATTATTCCGGAGTACGACGGTTTGGTAATTCGTAGCGCCACTAAGGTTACTGACGAAATCATCGCTGCTGCTGATAATCTTAAGGTTGTTGGCAGGGCTGGTATCGGGCTTGATAACGTGAATATTCCGGCTGCCAGCAAAAAGGGGATTGTGGTCATGAATGCCCCGGACGGAAATGCTACCACAGCCGCTGAGCATGCCATCTCTATGATGATGTCATTAACCCGTAATATCCCTCAGGCCACCGCTTCCATGAAGGAAGGCAAGTGGGAGAAAAAGAAATTTTCTGGCCGTGAGGTTACGGGAAAAACTTTTGGTATTGTTGGTATCGGTCGGATCGGTGCCATCGCAGCGGATCGAGCCAAAGGCCTGAGGATGAAAGTTATTGCTTTTGATCCCCATATGCCGAAAGAAATTGTCGATAAGTTGGGTGTTGAACTCGTTAGCCTGGAAGAGTTGTGCAAACGTAGTGATTATATTTCAGTTCATGTGCCGTTCTTAAAAGAAACCGCCAAGTTGATTTCAGCCGATATGTTCAAGCTGATGAAGCCAACAACTATGTTTATCGATTGTGCTAGAGGCGGTGTTGTTGACGAGGAAGCACTGTATGATGCATTGAACAATAAAACGATCGCCGGGGCAGCTTTGGATGTCTTTGAAGTTGAACCGACAACTCTTGATAATACCCCCTTGCTTTCGCTTGATAACTTCATCTGTACACCCCACCTTGGAGCTTCGACTGCTGAGGCTCAGGAAAATGTCGCCATTGCGATTGCCGAGCAGATGGCCGATTACCTTAATACTGGGAGCATCACTAACGCTGTTAACGTCCCATCCGTCAGCGCTGATGTGATGAAGCAAGTTGGTCCGTATCTGACCCTGATGGATCGCATGGGTGCGTTTCACATGCAGATTACTAAAGGGGGGATTGAAGAGATCTCTATCGAATATATTGGTGACCTTGCCAATGCCAATGTTACTCCTGTCACTGTTTCATTCCTGAAGGGCCTGTTCACCCCGATCCTGAAAGAGGCGGTTAACTTCATTAATGCACCGATGGTTGCAAAAGATCGCGGAATTAAGGTGATTGAGTCAAAGACCAATGATTCAGACGATTTTACTAACATGATTAAGGTTACCGTCAAAACAACGGATGGGGAGAACACCTTGGTAGGGACAGTGTTTGGTAAAAATGAACCTCGTTTGGTGCGTTTCAATACCTTCCGCATGGAAGCTGTGCCAGCCGGTCCTTTGCTGTATGTGCACAATAAGGATGTGCCCGGTGTGATTGGCGCGTTGGGTACTACTATCGGTACTTTTGGGATCAACATTCGGAATATGACTGTTGGTTCAGAGGATTCCCAAGGACAGAATGTTATCCTGTTGAATACTGATCGCTTACTTTCAGATGATGAACTGGATAAGGTTCGACAACTTCCCCATGTAAGTCAGGCTATGGCGCTTGAATTGCCATCTTTGTGAGATGGCTCTGGCTTGCTGATTCGATTTTTTCGAAAAATATCTTTTTAAATGCAAAAGGCCCATTTTTGAGCATGTCTTCTTTTTTTAATCTCTACTGTCTGGAGGGAGTATGAACACCCAGAGCGGAAAAAATGAAGAGCCATGCCCCTGTGCACCTGGCTTGGTATTAAAGAATGGTAAATGTGTGATGCCTGACGTTTCATTTACCACGTTCTTTATGGCCTTGAACTCATCTGCTCTTTATCATCTTGGTGAGCTTTTTGATCCGGTTACTGGGAAGCAACAAAAGGATATGCTTCTCGCTAAACATACTATCGACACCATGTCCATGCTTCAATCGAAAACACGGGGAAATCTTACTCATGAAGAAACCGAGTTGGTTGAAACCAGCCTGTATGATTTAAAGATGCGTTACGTAAAAGCTCGTTCCTGATACTCATTGACTTCACGGGGAATAAGCCTCTGGTTCCCCAAAAGGAGACGTGACAGATCTTGAGTATGAGCGAACTTAATATTGAAGCGCCGGCTAAAATAAATCTTTTTCTGGCGGTGCTTGACAAGCGAACGGATGGTTATCACAACATCAGTTCAGTAATGCAAAAAATTGATCTAGCCGATTCAATCAACTTGAGGATTGGAAGGCAGGGGATTCAGTTGTGTTGCCCTTCATCGTCACTACCAGCAAATAGTTCTAATCTGGCATGGAGAGCTGCAAAAAGTTTTTTTGAATTCACTGGAATTCCTGATAATTTACGAATTACGTTATATAAAAAAATTCCCATTGCCGCTGGGTTAGGTGGTGGCAGTAGCGATGCCGCAGCTGTGCTTGTTGGACTGGACAAATTATATGGTACCGGACTCGGCAGTGAGACCCTGCTTTCATTAGCTGCAAAACTTGGCGCCGATGTCCCTTTTTTTATTGTCGAGGAGCCAACAGCGTTAGCAACAGGGACTGGAACAGAACTTAGTCCATTTTCTGGGCCGACCGGGTATTGGCTGGTTTTAGTGAATCCAGGGTTTGCTGTGCCAACTCGATGGGTGTATGAGAATTTAATATTGACAACAGGCAACAAGTCTTATAGTTTAGGCGGCTCTTTACATTCTGTTGATAATTGCATCTCTTTACTTGGGTCTGTTTTTACAGGTAACCAAACAAGTCACACATTGTTTAACGACTTGGAAGATGTGACGATCACAAAGTATCCAGAAATATTAAAAATAAATGATACGCTTAATAATGAAGGGGCGATCGCTTCTCTTATGTCAGGAAGTGGTCCAACAGTATTTGGGGTTTTTAAAGAATACCCTTTGGCTCAGAACGCATTCGCCTTTTTTCAAAATCTGTATCGCGATGTTTTTTTGGTCAACCCATTATAATAAAAAGATTTACACTGGGGTGTCGTCAAGCGGTAAGACACAGGCCTTTGACGCCTGCATTCGTAGGTTCGAATCCTACCGCCCCAGCCAAATTTTATATCTGTGTATCAGAGAAGAAAGGGACGCAAGAGATGCCAAGAAGCATGCAGATATTTACTGGTAACGCCAACAAACAACTTGCTACAGAAATATGTCGACACATGAATATGGAACTGTCCAAGGCCGAAGTAAGAACCTTTAGTGATGGTGAAATTTTTGTTGAGATTGGTGAGAATGTTCGTGGCAATGATATCTTTATTATTCAGCCCACTTGTCCCCCTGTCAATGATCATTTGATGGAGTTGGTGATCATGGTTGATGCCCTAAGGCGTGCATCAGCGCGAAGGATTACTGCTGTCTTGCCCTATTATGGTTATGCACGACAGGATAGGAAAGTAGCACCCAGAGTTCCTATTACGGCAAAAGTAGTTGCTGAGATGATGATGGTGGTCGGTGTCCGCCGGGTTCTGACTATGGACCTTCATGCCGGACAGATTCAGGGTTTTTTCAATATCCCGGTAGATAATCTATTCGCAGCCCCTATTTTGCTAAAACATATTTCGAGTCAGTTTGATGAGGTGGTGATGGTATCTCCTGATGCTGGAGGTGTTGAGCGAACCAGGGCCTTTGCCAAGAGGTTAAATGCGGATTTGGCCATTATTGACAAACGCCGAGAACGCGCCAATGTCTGTGCGGCAATGAATGTTATTGGTGACGTTGCCGGTAAAACAGCAGTATTGCTCGACGACATGGTAGATACGGCAGGAACCTTATGCTCAGCAGCCGACATACTTATGGAGAGGGGGGCCAAAGAGGTACATGCCTGTTGCTCCCATGGTGTCCTTTCAGGCCCAGCCATTGACAGGCTTGAAGCATCGCAAATCAAGCAATTGGTAATCACTGACAGTGTCCCACTGCGTGAAAACGCGCTTAAGTGTAAGAAGATTAAAGTTCTTTCAGTCGCAGAACTTTTTGGTAACGCAATTTCCTGTATTCATTCAGAAGATTCTGTTAGTTCGTTGTTCGTATAATGTTTCGCAGATTTTTCTGAGCATTTCGAGCAAGAACGCTTGTCTTGCTCAAATTTTAATATAAACCGATGAAATCCGGTGTGGAGGGTTACGCAGATGTTACAGTTCGATTTAAACGCCCAAGTGAGAAATAGTTTCGGGAAATGTGAATCTCGCAGGTTTCGTGTGGAAGGACTTACTCCAGCAATCGTGTATGGGCATAACACGGAACCGTTAGCACTTAAGATGAACACCAAGGAATTGACGCAAACCTTGTTGAAGGTTCAGAGAAGGAATGCCGTTTATAACCTTAATGTAAAGAATGAACAGAGTGATGTTTGTTTACACGTTATGGTTAAGGAACTTCAAACAGATCCGATTAGTGACGGATTGCTTCATGCCGATTTTTGTTCTATTTCACTTGATGCCCCATTAGTGTTTACGGTCCCTGTTAATTTTGTAGGCAAAGCCAAAGGCGTCGATTTAGGCGGCGATATGACCATCTTTATCCGAAATGTTACTCTTAAAGGATGTCCTCTTGATATCCCTGAATCTATTGAAAAAGATCTCAGCGATTTGGGTG
Proteins encoded in this region:
- a CDS encoding phosphoglycerate dehydrogenase, translating into MKVLISDNLAPIGAKILKDAGIEVDIQTGLTPEELKKIIPEYDGLVIRSATKVTDEIIAAADNLKVVGRAGIGLDNVNIPAASKKGIVVMNAPDGNATTAAEHAISMMMSLTRNIPQATASMKEGKWEKKKFSGREVTGKTFGIVGIGRIGAIAADRAKGLRMKVIAFDPHMPKEIVDKLGVELVSLEELCKRSDYISVHVPFLKETAKLISADMFKLMKPTTMFIDCARGGVVDEEALYDALNNKTIAGAALDVFEVEPTTLDNTPLLSLDNFICTPHLGASTAEAQENVAIAIAEQMADYLNTGSITNAVNVPSVSADVMKQVGPYLTLMDRMGAFHMQITKGGIEEISIEYIGDLANANVTPVTVSFLKGLFTPILKEAVNFINAPMVAKDRGIKVIESKTNDSDDFTNMIKVTVKTTDGENTLVGTVFGKNEPRLVRFNTFRMEAVPAGPLLYVHNKDVPGVIGALGTTIGTFGINIRNMTVGSEDSQGQNVILLNTDRLLSDDELDKVRQLPHVSQAMALELPSL
- a CDS encoding DUF1844 domain-containing protein, which codes for MNTQSGKNEEPCPCAPGLVLKNGKCVMPDVSFTTFFMALNSSALYHLGELFDPVTGKQQKDMLLAKHTIDTMSMLQSKTRGNLTHEETELVETSLYDLKMRYVKARS
- the ispE gene encoding 4-(cytidine 5'-diphospho)-2-C-methyl-D-erythritol kinase encodes the protein MSMSELNIEAPAKINLFLAVLDKRTDGYHNISSVMQKIDLADSINLRIGRQGIQLCCPSSSLPANSSNLAWRAAKSFFEFTGIPDNLRITLYKKIPIAAGLGGGSSDAAAVLVGLDKLYGTGLGSETLLSLAAKLGADVPFFIVEEPTALATGTGTELSPFSGPTGYWLVLVNPGFAVPTRWVYENLILTTGNKSYSLGGSLHSVDNCISLLGSVFTGNQTSHTLFNDLEDVTITKYPEILKINDTLNNEGAIASLMSGSGPTVFGVFKEYPLAQNAFAFFQNLYRDVFLVNPL
- a CDS encoding ribose-phosphate pyrophosphokinase, with the protein product MPRSMQIFTGNANKQLATEICRHMNMELSKAEVRTFSDGEIFVEIGENVRGNDIFIIQPTCPPVNDHLMELVIMVDALRRASARRITAVLPYYGYARQDRKVAPRVPITAKVVAEMMMVVGVRRVLTMDLHAGQIQGFFNIPVDNLFAAPILLKHISSQFDEVVMVSPDAGGVERTRAFAKRLNADLAIIDKRRERANVCAAMNVIGDVAGKTAVLLDDMVDTAGTLCSAADILMERGAKEVHACCSHGVLSGPAIDRLEASQIKQLVITDSVPLRENALKCKKIKVLSVAELFGNAISCIHSEDSVSSLFV
- a CDS encoding 50S ribosomal protein L25, whose amino-acid sequence is MLQFDLNAQVRNSFGKCESRRFRVEGLTPAIVYGHNTEPLALKMNTKELTQTLLKVQRRNAVYNLNVKNEQSDVCLHVMVKELQTDPISDGLLHADFCSISLDAPLVFTVPVNFVGKAKGVDLGGDMTIFIRNVTLKGCPLDIPESIEKDLSDLGVDEKITCADLNIPAGVELITNKDNVCVSVSMPVVVQVEETAAPAKKGKKK